The following coding sequences lie in one Bacteroidota bacterium genomic window:
- a CDS encoding CDC27 family protein: MKNKLLFGFLVLSMLFASAGYAQKADELYKQAIAIMDSANDFKGAIVLLDKAIKLEPKNSDYQYEKAYAYYHLEEYKTAAKLLEKIMDAPASGPVYYQLLANAYNKLEEVDKSDKTYEKGLEKYPYAGLLYSGQGINKYNRKEYDAAVTWFEKGIENAPAFPSNYFYAASLYAGSSETVWAVMYGELFCNIERTSGRTEKMSKLLYDTYSKSITFKDSSIAVSFTQNATISINDLNDFKLPFANSVFEMNYLLSLVGEKEINLATLNRIRTKFIEMYFSKDQSKNYPNVLFDFHKQLISKNYFDCYNYWLFYYGNESEADAWITNNKDRFEQFLKWFSDNPLDLSKDKQFYRFQYK, translated from the coding sequence ATGAAAAATAAACTCCTCTTCGGTTTCCTGGTATTATCAATGTTGTTTGCGTCGGCAGGCTATGCGCAGAAAGCAGACGAGCTGTATAAACAGGCCATTGCCATTATGGATTCGGCAAACGATTTCAAAGGTGCCATTGTGCTGTTGGATAAAGCCATCAAGCTGGAGCCTAAAAATTCGGATTATCAGTACGAAAAGGCATACGCCTACTACCATCTGGAAGAATACAAAACGGCCGCAAAGCTGCTGGAGAAAATTATGGATGCTCCCGCCTCCGGCCCCGTGTATTACCAACTCCTTGCCAATGCCTACAATAAACTGGAGGAAGTGGATAAGTCGGACAAGACCTACGAAAAAGGCCTGGAGAAATATCCGTATGCCGGTCTGCTGTATTCCGGTCAGGGCATCAATAAGTACAACCGCAAAGAATATGATGCCGCCGTAACATGGTTCGAGAAAGGCATAGAGAACGCGCCCGCGTTTCCGTCCAACTACTTCTACGCCGCCTCACTGTATGCGGGCTCCTCCGAAACCGTTTGGGCTGTTATGTACGGCGAACTCTTCTGTAACATTGAACGTACGTCCGGCAGAACAGAGAAGATGAGCAAGCTGCTCTACGACACCTATAGCAAAAGCATCACGTTTAAAGATTCGTCCATCGCCGTCAGCTTTACACAAAACGCTACCATCAGCATAAACGATCTGAACGACTTTAAACTGCCCTTCGCCAACAGCGTCTTTGAAATGAATTATCTGCTGAGTCTGGTAGGAGAGAAAGAAATCAATCTGGCAACGCTCAACAGAATCAGAACAAAATTCATTGAGATGTACTTTTCAAAAGATCAGTCGAAGAACTACCCCAACGTGCTCTTCGATTTCCATAAGCAGCTGATAAGCAAAAACTATTTCGACTGTTATAACTACTGGCTCTTCTATTATGGCAACGAGAGCGAAGCCGATGCCTGGATTACAAACAACAAAGACCGCTTCGAACAGTTCCTGAAATGGTTTTCCGATAATCCACTGGACCTCTCGAAAGACAAACAGTTTTACAGGTTTCAGTATAAATAA